One window from the genome of Equus quagga isolate Etosha38 chromosome 6, UCLA_HA_Equagga_1.0, whole genome shotgun sequence encodes:
- the PLPP6 gene encoding polyisoprenoid diphosphate/phosphate phosphohydrolase PLPP6 has translation MPSPRRNTEGRPLSASASSSSSSPGSPAHGGGGAGRFEFQSLLSSRAPGVDSTCARLRASESPVHRRGSFPLAGTGPSQAPPPALPEDDRMDLNPSFLGIALRSLLAIDLWLSKKLGVCAGENSSWGSMRPLMKLLEISGHGIPWLLGTLYGLFRSDSWAGREVLMNLLFALLLDLLLVTVIKALVRRRRPAHNQMDMFVTLSVDKYSFPSGHASRAALMSRFILNHLVLAIPLRVLTVLWAFIVGLSRVMLGRHNVTDVAFGFFLGYMQYSIVDYCWLSPHNAPALFVLWNQQ, from the coding sequence ATGCCGAGCCCCCGGAGGAACACCGAAGGACGCCCGCTGAGCGCCTCCGCCtcgagcagcagcagcagccccggCAGCCCGGCccatggcggcggcggcgccggcaGGTTCGAGTTCCAGTCCCTGCTCAGCAGCCGGGCGCCGGGAGTCGACTCTACCTGCGCCCGGCTCCGCGCGTCCGAGAGCCCGGTGCACCGCCGCGGCTCCTTTCCCCTGGCTGGGACCGGGCCATCGCAGGCGCCCCCGCCCGCGCTACCCGAGGATGACCGCATGGACCTAAACCCGTCCTTCCTGGGCATCGCTCTGCGCTCCCTGCTGGCCATCGACTTGTGGCTGTCCAAGAAGCTGGGGGTGTGCGCGGGGGAGAACTCGTCGTGGGGCAGCATGCGGCCCCTTATGAAGCTGCTGGAGATCTCCGGACACGGCATCCCCTGGCTGCTGGGCACCCTCTACGGCCTGTTCAGAAGCGACAGCTGGGCCGGGCGCGAGGTGCTGATGAACCTGCTCTTCGCCCTGCTGCTGGACCTGCTCCTGGTGACCGTGATCAAGGCGCTGGTCCGTAGGCGCCGCCCGGCCCACAACCAAATGGACATGTTTGTGACCCTCTCGGTGGACAAGTACTCCTTCCCCTCGGGCCATGCCAGCAGGGCTGCCCTGATGTCGCGGTTCATCCTGAACCACCTGGTGCTGGCCATTCCACTGAGGGTGCTGACAGTACTGTGGGCCTTCATCGTGGGCCTCTCCAGGGTCATGCTGGGGCGGCACAATGTCACCGACGTAGCTTTTGGCTTTTTTCTGGGCTACATGCAATACAGCATCGTGGACTATTGCTGGCTCTCACCGCACAATGCTCCGGCCCTCTTTGTACTGTGGAACCAACAATGA
- the CDC37L1 gene encoding hsp90 co-chaperone Cdc37-like 1 isoform X2, with protein MEQPWPPPGPWSLPRAEGEAEEESDLDVSPGSPRCPQLPGGGAQMYSHGIELACQKQKEFVKSSVACKWNLAEAQQKLGSLALHNSESLDQEHAKAQTAVSELRQREEEWRQKEEALVQRERMCLWNMDAISKDVFNKSFINQDKRKETEDEDKSKSFMQKYEQKIRHFGMLSRWDDSQRFLSDHPYLVCEETAKYLILWCFHLEAEQKGALMEQIAHQAVVMQFIMEMAKSCNVDPRGCFRLFFQKAKAEEEGYFEAFKNELEAFKSRVRLYSQSPSFQPMTVQNHVPHSGIGSIGLLESLPQNPDYLQYSINTALCSLNSVVHKEDDEPKMMDTV; from the exons ATGGAGCAGCCGTGGCCGCCGCCAGGACCTTGGAGCCTCCCTCGGGCCGAGGGGGAGGCTGAGGAAGAGAGTGACTTGGACGTGTCCCCTGGTTCTCCCCGCTGCCCCCAGCTGCCGGGCGGCGGCGCCCAG ATGTATAGCCATGGAATTGAACTGGCTTGCCAAAAGCAGAAAGAGTTTGTGAAGAGCTCTGTGGCGTGCAAATGGAATCTCGCTGAAGCTCAGCAGAAACTTGGTAGCTTAGCACTGCATAACTCTGAGTCCTTGGATCAGGAACATGCCAAAGCACAAACAGCCGTATCAGAACTGAGGCAACGGGAAGAGGAATGGCGGCAGAAAGAAGAGGCTCTAgtacaaagagagagaatgtgtctGTGGAACATGGATGCCATAAGCAAGGATGTTTTTAATAAG agttttattaatcaagataaaaggaaagaaacagaagatgaaGATAAATCAAAATCATTTATGCAGAAATATGAGCAAAAAATCAGACATTTTG gtATGTTGAGTCGATGGGATGATAGTCAGAGATTTTTGTCTGACCATCCATACCTTGTATGTGAAGAAACTgctaaatatcttattttatggTGTTTTCATCTAGAAGCTGAACAG aaagggGCTTTAATGGAACAAATAGCACATCAAGCTGTTGTAATGCAGTTTATTATGGAAATGGCCAAAAGTTGTAATGTGGATCCAAGAGGGTGTTTTcgtttgtttttccagaaagccaAA gcAGAGGAAGAAGGTTATTTTGAAGCATTCAAAAATGAACTTGAAGCTTTCAAGTCAAGAGTCAGACTTTATTCTCAATCACCAAGTTTTCAGCCTATGACAGTGCAGAATCATGTTCCCCATTCTGGTATTGGATCTATAGGTTTATTAGAATCCTTACCACAG